From a region of the Nonomuraea helvata genome:
- a CDS encoding alpha/beta hydrolase produces the protein MRRVLAAALLMTAAAAGCSTVPAAEPATKSTGGIDTINWGPCTDIKRPDGEPPARQDASVRCGKLAVPLDYAKPDGEKIDLALIKLQATGKAKKLGSMVFNFGGPGASGVDTLDQAGKALTALRDRYDLVSFDPRGVERSAGVRCGDNAEMDRFTALDTLPVDNKTHQEAAQANKQFAKLCEQNSGKILPYIGTVNAARDMDRIRAAVGDPKLNYVGMSYGTQLGAVYATEFPKNVGRMVLDAPLDPTVTFEQRTLVQTRGFQRAYESFLRACVKNKCDLGADQTTADANVEKLMNQLTTQPLKVGQRELTQGLASTGVAAALYSEMTWPFLEQALSEALKGRGDGLMYLADSYTGRSEDGSYSTQMTSFPAITCVDTSERPSEAEIRRTEAAAMKISPLFGSEGSGGLCRVWPVKGSDQARHVNATGSAPIMVVGGKGDPATPYEWAPKLTAQLKTATLVTYEGEGHGAYLSGSKCIQGLVDGFLIDGKLPARGTTCPAA, from the coding sequence ATGCGACGCGTCCTAGCCGCCGCCCTGCTCATGACGGCCGCCGCCGCCGGCTGCTCCACCGTGCCGGCAGCGGAGCCCGCCACGAAGTCCACGGGGGGCATCGATACGATCAACTGGGGACCGTGCACCGACATCAAGCGCCCTGACGGCGAGCCGCCGGCCCGCCAGGACGCGTCCGTACGATGTGGGAAGCTCGCGGTGCCCCTGGACTACGCCAAGCCCGACGGGGAGAAGATCGACCTGGCGCTCATCAAGCTCCAGGCCACGGGCAAGGCCAAGAAGCTGGGCTCGATGGTGTTCAACTTCGGCGGGCCCGGCGCCTCGGGTGTCGACACGCTCGACCAGGCCGGCAAGGCGCTCACCGCGCTGCGCGACCGCTACGACCTGGTCAGCTTCGACCCGCGCGGCGTCGAGCGCAGCGCCGGGGTGCGCTGCGGTGACAACGCCGAGATGGACAGGTTCACCGCCCTGGACACCTTGCCGGTCGACAACAAGACGCATCAGGAGGCCGCGCAGGCCAACAAGCAGTTCGCCAAGCTCTGCGAGCAGAACTCCGGCAAGATCCTGCCGTACATCGGCACGGTGAACGCCGCCCGCGACATGGACAGGATCCGTGCCGCGGTGGGCGATCCCAAGCTCAACTACGTCGGCATGTCGTACGGCACGCAGCTCGGCGCCGTGTACGCCACCGAGTTCCCCAAGAACGTGGGGCGCATGGTGCTCGACGCGCCGCTCGACCCGACGGTGACGTTCGAGCAGCGGACGCTGGTGCAGACGCGCGGGTTCCAGCGGGCGTACGAGAGCTTCCTGCGGGCGTGCGTCAAGAACAAGTGCGACCTCGGCGCGGACCAGACCACCGCCGACGCGAACGTCGAGAAGCTGATGAACCAGCTCACCACGCAGCCGCTGAAGGTCGGCCAGCGCGAGCTCACCCAGGGTCTGGCCTCCACGGGCGTGGCGGCGGCGCTGTACTCGGAGATGACCTGGCCGTTCCTGGAGCAGGCGCTCAGCGAGGCGCTCAAGGGCCGGGGCGACGGGCTGATGTACCTGGCCGACTCCTACACGGGCCGCTCCGAGGACGGCTCGTACTCGACGCAGATGACCAGCTTCCCGGCCATCACCTGCGTGGACACCTCCGAACGGCCCAGCGAGGCGGAGATCAGGCGCACCGAGGCGGCCGCGATGAAGATCTCGCCGCTGTTCGGCAGCGAGGGCTCGGGCGGGCTGTGCCGGGTCTGGCCGGTCAAGGGCAGCGATCAGGCGCGGCACGTGAACGCCACCGGGTCCGCACCGATCATGGTGGTCGGCGGCAAGGGCGACCCCGCCACGCCGTACGAGTGGGCGCCCAAGCTGACGGCCCAGCTCAAGACCGCAACCCTGGTCACGTACGAGGGCGAGGGGCACGGGGCCTACCTGTCGGGGAGCAAGTGCATTCAGGGGCTCGTGGACGGGTTCCTGATCGACGGCAAGCTGCCGGCGAGGGGCACCACCTGCCCGGCTGCCTGA
- a CDS encoding YafY family protein, producing the protein MNRTDRLYALVEDLRAIAPRCRSARELAERFEVSVRTIERDITALQESGVPIYAEPGRKGGYAIDKKMTLPPLNFTPAEAVAIAVALSRAGDQPFGRQARSALRKVVAAMPGSEGELARELARRVQLIHQPPEPGAQSRPLGAEGISRAIEEALLRRRVLRLDYADAKGMLTSRDVEPGVFLGGRGGFWYLVAWCRLRDDVRVFRLDRIAAATVTAERCPDRPLEGFAPDVPEMIVHGTVLD; encoded by the coding sequence GTGAATCGTACCGACCGGCTCTACGCGCTCGTCGAGGATCTGCGCGCCATCGCCCCCCGCTGCCGCTCCGCACGCGAGCTGGCCGAGCGGTTCGAGGTGAGCGTGCGCACGATCGAGCGCGACATCACCGCCCTGCAGGAGTCAGGGGTGCCGATCTACGCCGAGCCGGGCCGCAAGGGCGGTTATGCCATCGACAAGAAGATGACCCTTCCCCCGCTCAACTTCACCCCCGCCGAGGCGGTGGCCATCGCGGTGGCGCTCAGCCGGGCCGGCGACCAGCCGTTCGGCCGGCAGGCGCGCAGCGCGTTACGCAAGGTGGTGGCCGCGATGCCGGGCTCGGAGGGCGAGCTCGCCAGGGAGCTGGCGCGGCGGGTGCAGCTCATCCACCAGCCGCCCGAGCCCGGAGCGCAGAGCCGGCCCCTCGGCGCCGAGGGGATCTCCCGGGCCATCGAGGAGGCGCTGCTGCGCCGGCGCGTGCTCAGGCTCGACTACGCCGACGCCAAGGGCATGCTGACCTCGCGCGACGTCGAGCCTGGCGTGTTCCTGGGCGGCCGGGGCGGGTTCTGGTATCTCGTGGCGTGGTGCCGGCTCCGCGATGACGTGCGGGTCTTCCGCCTCGATCGGATCGCCGCCGCGACCGTGACCGCCGAGCGCTGTCCCGACCGCCCGCTCGAAGGCTTCGCCCCCGACGTGCCCGAGATGATTGTTCACGGCACTGTGCTCGATTAG
- a CDS encoding TROVE domain-containing protein — MAHDPLAAVSAFATPQTRPIPGRADQVRNAAGGYVFGKDLWRKLEDFLILGTTGGTYYVTEDRLTADNAGVLFQAIAENGPRVVELLTAVSTARPPRAPKQRPALFALAACYAKGDADTRQAAKLALAKVARTTDHLAQFFGYYKNLGGKATARGTAPVAGRSMRTALGSWFLTGSPDDVAFKACKARRRKTPQGEAFDLRDVLRIAHPAADDEQRGTLFGWIAGNVADERAREALPAVHRFLTAKAVTSADEAVRVVTESRVPWEFLPDAMLREPEVWEALVDTIGMTALLRNLARMTRIGALTPMGDATRRAVARLTDREALLKARVHPMDAWLAMRVYASGKARPNPRADLQTWRPVPAVLDALEETYELSFGAVEPSGRRLLVAVDSSGSMSWGHVHAGGSPLGTPYEIGCAMAVMLARIERGDVHVIDVDTEVHASKVTPRTNLREIASWRPSGGGTDLSLPFTWASRKRLHVDGTVVFTDNETWAGRSHPAQAMEAYRREINPRVRVVVAAMTAAGYSIGDPKDDGVLNVAGLDASLPLVVNGFIRP; from the coding sequence ATGGCTCATGATCCCCTCGCAGCGGTCTCGGCGTTCGCCACCCCGCAGACGCGCCCCATCCCCGGCCGTGCCGACCAGGTGCGGAACGCGGCGGGCGGCTACGTCTTCGGCAAGGACCTGTGGCGCAAGCTGGAGGACTTCCTGATCCTCGGCACCACGGGCGGCACCTACTACGTCACCGAGGACAGGCTGACCGCCGACAACGCCGGCGTGCTCTTCCAGGCGATCGCCGAGAACGGCCCGCGCGTGGTCGAGCTGCTGACCGCCGTCTCGACGGCCCGGCCGCCGCGGGCGCCGAAGCAGCGCCCTGCCCTCTTCGCCCTGGCCGCCTGCTACGCCAAGGGCGACGCGGACACGCGGCAGGCCGCGAAGCTGGCGCTGGCGAAGGTGGCGCGCACCACGGACCATCTCGCCCAGTTCTTCGGCTACTACAAGAACCTGGGCGGTAAGGCGACGGCTCGGGGCACCGCTCCCGTCGCCGGCCGATCTATGCGTACGGCGCTCGGCTCCTGGTTCCTGACCGGGAGCCCGGACGATGTGGCGTTCAAGGCGTGCAAGGCCCGCCGGCGCAAGACGCCGCAGGGCGAGGCGTTCGACCTGCGTGACGTGTTGCGCATCGCCCACCCGGCCGCGGACGACGAGCAGCGCGGGACGCTGTTCGGGTGGATCGCGGGGAACGTGGCGGACGAGCGGGCTCGCGAGGCGCTGCCGGCCGTTCACCGCTTCCTCACGGCGAAGGCCGTCACGAGCGCGGACGAGGCCGTGCGCGTGGTGACGGAGTCGCGGGTGCCGTGGGAGTTCCTGCCGGACGCGATGCTGCGCGAGCCGGAGGTGTGGGAGGCCCTCGTCGACACGATCGGCATGACGGCCCTGCTGCGCAACCTCGCCAGGATGACCCGCATCGGCGCGCTCACGCCGATGGGCGACGCCACCCGGCGTGCGGTCGCCCGGCTCACCGACCGCGAGGCGCTGCTGAAGGCCCGCGTCCACCCCATGGACGCCTGGCTGGCCATGCGCGTCTACGCGTCCGGCAAGGCCCGGCCGAACCCGCGCGCCGACCTCCAGACCTGGCGGCCCGTGCCCGCCGTCCTCGACGCGCTGGAGGAGACGTACGAGCTCTCCTTCGGCGCGGTCGAGCCGTCGGGCAGACGGCTGCTGGTCGCGGTGGACTCGTCCGGGTCCATGTCGTGGGGCCACGTCCACGCGGGCGGCTCGCCGCTCGGCACCCCGTACGAGATCGGCTGTGCGATGGCCGTCATGCTGGCGCGCATCGAACGGGGCGACGTGCACGTCATCGACGTCGACACGGAGGTCCACGCCTCGAAGGTGACCCCTCGCACGAACCTGCGCGAGATCGCCTCCTGGCGGCCCTCGGGCGGCGGCACCGACCTGTCGCTGCCGTTCACCTGGGCGTCCAGGAAGCGGCTGCACGTGGACGGGACCGTTGTGTTCACCGACAACGAGACCTGGGCGGGCCGCTCCCACCCGGCGCAGGCCATGGAGGCCTACCGCCGGGAGATCAACCCGCGGGTCCGTGTCGTCGTCGCCGCGATGACCGCGGCCGGTTACTCGATCGGCGACCCGAAGGACGACGGCGTGCTCAACGTCGCCGGGCTGGACGCCTCGCTCCCGCTCGTCGTCAACGGCTTCATCCGCCCCTGA
- a CDS encoding sensor histidine kinase codes for MQLHLDEQRGLSQLLEDYLGQWEDRTGIAVEVWALPGRNVPSQVAEVVLSTVREALDNVERHSKARTVSVAVTAGARGLRLTISDDGVGFPLETEGRGLRVMKAGLANISGILQINSVLGGGTTVSAVAPLG; via the coding sequence ATGCAGCTTCATCTGGACGAACAGCGAGGGCTCTCGCAGCTCCTGGAGGACTACCTCGGGCAGTGGGAGGACCGGACGGGGATCGCGGTGGAGGTGTGGGCGCTGCCAGGTAGGAACGTGCCCTCCCAGGTCGCGGAGGTGGTCCTCAGCACCGTTCGGGAGGCGCTCGACAACGTGGAGCGCCACAGCAAGGCGCGTACCGTGTCGGTCGCCGTCACCGCGGGGGCGCGGGGACTGCGGCTGACCATCAGCGACGACGGGGTCGGCTTCCCGCTGGAGACGGAGGGGCGGGGCCTGCGGGTCATGAAGGCCGGCCTGGCGAACATCTCCGGCATCCTGCAGATCAACAGCGTGCTGGGAGGAGGCACCACGGTGAGCGCCGTCGCGCCCCTGGGCTAG
- a CDS encoding aldo/keto reductase, with the protein MEQRTLGRTERQVGIVGLGAWQLGADWGQVTEDDAVATLGAAADAGVTFIDTADVYGDGRSEQIVGRFAKDRPELTVATKMGRRLEQIPSNYVMANFRAWNERSRRNLNVDTIDLVQLHCPPTPVYSTDAVFDALDTLVAEQKIAAYGVSVETCEEALAAIARPGVATVQIILNAFRLKPLEQVLPAARAAGVGIIARVPLASGLLSGRYDEHTTFGSDDHRNYNRRGEAFDVGETFSGVDFGTGLEAVRRLAPLVPSGVTMVQFALRWILDQEGVSVVIPGARNPAQATANASAAAVPALDAATMKAVQEIYDDLIRPQVHHRW; encoded by the coding sequence ATGGAACAACGCACGTTGGGACGGACAGAGCGCCAGGTGGGCATCGTGGGCCTGGGCGCGTGGCAGCTCGGCGCCGACTGGGGGCAGGTGACGGAGGACGACGCCGTCGCCACCCTCGGTGCCGCCGCGGACGCGGGCGTCACCTTCATCGACACGGCCGACGTCTACGGCGACGGGCGCAGCGAGCAGATCGTCGGCCGCTTCGCCAAGGACCGCCCGGAGCTGACCGTCGCCACCAAGATGGGCCGCCGGCTCGAACAGATCCCCTCGAACTATGTGATGGCCAACTTCCGCGCGTGGAACGAGCGCTCCCGCCGGAACCTGAACGTGGACACCATCGACCTGGTCCAGCTCCACTGCCCGCCGACTCCGGTGTATTCGACGGACGCGGTCTTCGACGCCCTGGACACGCTGGTGGCCGAGCAGAAGATCGCGGCGTACGGGGTCAGCGTGGAGACGTGCGAGGAGGCGCTGGCGGCGATCGCGCGGCCGGGGGTGGCGACCGTGCAGATCATTCTCAACGCCTTCAGGCTCAAGCCGCTGGAGCAGGTCCTGCCCGCCGCCCGCGCCGCAGGGGTGGGCATCATCGCCCGCGTCCCGCTGGCCAGCGGCCTGCTGTCCGGCCGGTACGACGAGCACACCACCTTCGGCTCCGACGACCACAGAAACTACAACCGGCGCGGGGAGGCGTTCGACGTCGGGGAGACCTTCTCGGGCGTGGACTTCGGCACAGGCCTGGAGGCGGTCCGCCGCCTGGCCCCGCTGGTGCCCTCGGGCGTGACGATGGTCCAGTTCGCCCTCCGCTGGATCCTCGACCAGGAGGGCGTCTCGGTGGTCATCCCGGGCGCCCGCAACCCGGCCCAGGCCACCGCCAACGCCTCCGCGGCCGCCGTGCCCGCGCTCGACGCGGCGACCATGAAGGCGGTCCAGGAGATCTACGACGACCTGATCCGCCCCCAGGTCCACCACCGCTGGTAG
- a CDS encoding molybdopterin oxidoreductase family protein encodes MTKTHCPYCALQCGMEIGPGVAISPRTDIPANASGALCQKGWTAGELLTNGERLTAPLLHGEPVEWDVALDYVAERLAAIRAEHGPDGVAVFGGGGLTNEKAYTLGKFARVALGTSQIDYNGRFCMSSAAAASIKAFGMDRGMPFPITDLAEADIVLLAGGNVAETMPPFVRHLSGPRMIVIDPRRTQTAKLAWLHLQPMPGTDLALALGMLHLAIADELVDEQYVAARTTGFEEVRTSLAAWWPERVERITGVPVYRMRQAVRALAAAGNAYILTGRGAEQHAKGTDTVTAFINLALALGLPGRHGSGYGCVTGQGNGQGGREHGQKADQLPGYRKIDDPAAREHVASVWGVTADSLPGPGRSAYELLDALGTPEGPRALLLFGSNPVISAPASEHVAERIASLDLLVTCDFVMSETAALADVVFPVTQWAEESGTMTNLEGRVLLRNQAVAPPEGVRSDLDVIAALAERLGHRFETEPVRIFDELRRASRGGLADYSGITYERITAEKGVFWPCPEPGHPGTPRPFLDSFATPDGRARFVPVQHRPAAEETDEDYPIYLSTGRVLAHYQSGAQTRRIAPLVQAVPEPYVELHPDLAEQLDISPGDVVRVSSRRGESKAVARISDAIRRDTVFMPFHWEGANRLTNPALDPTSRMPEFKVCAVRVERDS; translated from the coding sequence GTGACGAAGACTCACTGCCCGTACTGCGCGCTCCAGTGCGGCATGGAGATCGGCCCCGGGGTGGCCATCAGCCCCAGGACCGACATCCCCGCCAACGCCTCGGGCGCGCTGTGCCAGAAGGGCTGGACGGCGGGCGAGCTGCTCACCAACGGCGAGCGCCTGACCGCCCCGCTCCTCCACGGCGAGCCCGTGGAGTGGGACGTCGCCCTCGATTACGTGGCGGAGCGGCTGGCCGCCATCCGCGCCGAACACGGCCCCGACGGCGTGGCCGTGTTCGGCGGCGGCGGGCTCACGAACGAGAAGGCCTACACGCTCGGCAAGTTCGCCAGGGTCGCGCTGGGCACCAGCCAGATCGACTACAACGGCCGGTTCTGCATGTCGTCGGCCGCGGCGGCCTCGATCAAGGCGTTCGGGATGGACCGGGGCATGCCGTTCCCGATCACCGACCTGGCCGAGGCCGACATCGTGCTCCTGGCCGGCGGGAACGTCGCCGAGACCATGCCGCCGTTCGTGCGCCACCTGAGCGGCCCGCGCATGATCGTCATCGACCCGCGGCGCACGCAGACGGCCAAGCTGGCCTGGCTGCACCTGCAGCCCATGCCCGGCACCGACCTGGCGCTGGCGCTCGGGATGCTCCACCTCGCCATCGCGGACGAGCTCGTGGACGAGCAGTACGTGGCCGCCCGCACCACCGGCTTCGAGGAGGTCCGCACGTCGCTGGCCGCCTGGTGGCCGGAGCGGGTCGAGCGGATCACCGGCGTGCCGGTCTACCGGATGCGGCAGGCGGTCAGGGCGCTGGCCGCGGCGGGCAACGCCTACATCCTGACCGGGCGCGGCGCCGAGCAGCACGCCAAGGGCACCGACACGGTCACCGCGTTCATCAACCTGGCCCTGGCGCTGGGGCTGCCCGGCCGGCACGGCTCCGGCTACGGGTGCGTCACCGGGCAGGGCAACGGGCAGGGCGGCAGGGAGCACGGCCAGAAGGCCGACCAGCTCCCCGGCTACCGCAAGATCGACGACCCGGCGGCCCGCGAGCACGTGGCGAGCGTGTGGGGGGTCACCGCGGACAGCCTCCCGGGGCCGGGGCGGTCGGCGTACGAGCTGCTCGACGCACTCGGGACCCCGGAGGGGCCGCGGGCGCTGCTGCTGTTCGGGTCCAACCCGGTGATCTCCGCGCCGGCCTCCGAGCACGTGGCCGAGCGCATCGCCTCCCTCGACCTCCTCGTGACCTGCGACTTCGTGATGTCCGAGACCGCCGCGCTGGCCGACGTGGTGTTCCCGGTGACGCAGTGGGCCGAGGAGAGCGGCACCATGACCAACCTCGAGGGCCGCGTCCTGCTCCGCAACCAGGCCGTCGCGCCGCCCGAGGGCGTCAGGAGCGACCTCGACGTGATCGCGGCGCTCGCCGAACGGCTCGGGCACCGCTTCGAGACCGAGCCGGTCAGGATCTTCGACGAGCTGCGCCGGGCGAGCCGGGGCGGCCTCGCCGACTACTCGGGCATCACCTACGAGCGCATCACCGCCGAGAAGGGCGTCTTCTGGCCCTGCCCGGAGCCCGGGCACCCCGGCACGCCGCGCCCGTTCCTCGACTCCTTCGCCACCCCGGACGGCCGGGCCAGGTTCGTGCCCGTCCAGCACCGGCCCGCGGCCGAGGAGACCGACGAGGACTACCCGATCTACCTGAGCACCGGCCGGGTGCTCGCCCACTACCAGAGCGGCGCCCAGACCCGCAGGATCGCGCCGCTCGTCCAGGCCGTCCCCGAGCCGTACGTCGAGCTCCACCCGGACCTCGCCGAGCAGCTCGACATCTCGCCCGGGGACGTCGTACGGGTCAGCAGCAGGAGGGGCGAGAGCAAGGCCGTGGCCAGGATCAGCGACGCCATCAGGCGCGACACCGTTTTCATGCCCTTCCACTGGGAGGGCGCCAACCGGCTCACCAACCCGGCACTGGACCCGACGTCGAGGATGCCGGAGTTCAAGGTCTGCGCGGTCAGGGTGGAGAGGGACTCATGA
- a CDS encoding MFS transporter: MARWIAEWHPDDPAFWESSGKRVARRNLIFSILAEHLGFTVWTLWSIVATKMGAYEFSTDQLFWLVALPNLVGSVLRVPYTFGPAKVGGRNFTVMSAMLLLIPAVLLGVAVNNPATPYWLFLVIAALAGFGGGNFASSMANITYFYPRNKQGVALGLNAAGGNIGVSSVQLVMPLVIGAFGLAAAGWFWIPFVVVAAACAWFFMDNLTSAKADPRQQLAVAGKAQTWIMSFLYIGTFGSFIGYSTAFPLLSKSLFPEAPFAAVAFVGPLLGSLIRPVGGWLADRLGGAPVTLWNFAGMGGGVLLVWLASGSGNFWLFFLAFQLLFVTAGIGNGSTYRMIPAIFQAKAIAERGESEEALMYGKRQASAAIGIISAVGALGGFLINRAFGMAFAAAGTPAPAFLAFGVFYVSCFALTWWCYTRKVGASVVASLAYARV, translated from the coding sequence ATGGCGCGCTGGATCGCCGAGTGGCACCCCGATGACCCAGCCTTCTGGGAAAGTTCAGGCAAGCGTGTCGCACGGCGCAACCTGATCTTCTCGATCCTGGCCGAGCACCTCGGTTTCACGGTGTGGACGCTGTGGAGCATCGTGGCCACCAAGATGGGGGCCTACGAGTTCTCCACCGACCAGCTCTTCTGGCTGGTCGCGCTGCCCAACCTGGTCGGCTCGGTGCTCCGCGTGCCCTACACGTTCGGCCCGGCCAAGGTCGGCGGGCGCAACTTCACGGTGATGAGCGCGATGCTGCTGCTCATCCCCGCCGTGCTGCTGGGGGTGGCGGTCAACAACCCGGCCACGCCGTACTGGCTCTTCCTGGTGATCGCGGCCCTGGCCGGGTTCGGCGGCGGGAACTTCGCCTCCAGCATGGCCAACATCACCTACTTCTACCCCCGCAACAAGCAGGGGGTCGCGCTGGGACTGAACGCGGCCGGAGGCAACATCGGCGTCAGCTCTGTCCAGCTCGTCATGCCGCTGGTCATCGGCGCGTTCGGCCTGGCCGCCGCCGGGTGGTTCTGGATCCCGTTCGTCGTCGTGGCCGCCGCCTGCGCCTGGTTCTTCATGGACAACCTCACCAGCGCCAAGGCCGACCCGCGCCAGCAGCTCGCCGTGGCAGGCAAGGCGCAGACGTGGATCATGTCGTTCCTGTACATCGGGACGTTCGGCTCGTTCATCGGCTACTCGACGGCCTTCCCGCTGCTCAGCAAGAGCCTCTTCCCCGAGGCCCCGTTCGCCGCGGTGGCGTTCGTCGGGCCGCTGCTGGGCTCGCTGATCAGGCCGGTGGGCGGCTGGCTGGCCGACAGGCTCGGCGGCGCCCCCGTCACGCTCTGGAACTTCGCCGGGATGGGCGGCGGCGTGCTCCTGGTCTGGCTGGCCAGCGGCTCGGGCAACTTCTGGCTGTTCTTCCTGGCCTTCCAGCTGCTCTTCGTGACCGCAGGCATCGGCAACGGCTCCACGTACCGCATGATCCCGGCCATCTTCCAGGCCAAGGCGATCGCCGAGCGCGGCGAGAGCGAGGAGGCCCTGATGTACGGCAAGCGCCAGGCGTCGGCGGCCATCGGCATCATCTCGGCGGTCGGCGCGCTGGGCGGATTCCTCATCAACCGGGCGTTCGGGATGGCGTTCGCCGCCGCGGGGACCCCCGCACCCGCCTTCCTCGCCTTCGGGGTCTTCTACGTGTCCTGTTTCGCCCTGACCTGGTGGTGCTACACCCGCAAGGTCGGCGCCTCGGTCGTGGCCAGCCTCGCCTATGCCCGGGTCTGA
- a CDS encoding GNAT family N-acetyltransferase has product MIRPATPADVPQILSMIRELATYEKAEHEAQATEQQLHAALFSDHPAAFVHIAEQDGEVAGFTLWFLTFSTWRGVHGIYMEDLYVRPQHRGAGHGVALMKELARICDERGYQRLEWSVLDWNEPSIAFYDNLGAVLQDEWLRYRLTDEPLQRLGARQD; this is encoded by the coding sequence ATGATTCGACCTGCCACGCCCGCCGATGTGCCCCAGATCCTCAGCATGATCCGTGAGCTCGCCACGTACGAGAAGGCCGAGCACGAAGCGCAGGCGACCGAGCAGCAGCTGCACGCGGCGCTCTTCTCCGACCACCCCGCCGCGTTCGTCCACATCGCCGAGCAGGACGGCGAGGTGGCCGGCTTCACGCTGTGGTTCCTCACCTTCTCGACGTGGCGGGGCGTGCACGGCATCTACATGGAGGACCTCTACGTACGCCCCCAGCACCGCGGCGCCGGCCACGGCGTGGCGCTCATGAAGGAGCTGGCCCGCATCTGCGACGAGCGCGGCTACCAGCGGCTCGAATGGTCGGTCCTCGACTGGAACGAGCCCAGCATCGCCTTCTACGACAACCTCGGCGCGGTGCTCCAGGACGAGTGGCTGAGGTACCGGCTGACCGACGAGCCGCTCCAGCGCCTGGGCGCCCGCCAGGACTGA
- a CDS encoding VOC family protein translates to MDNTVTWFEVATDDPEGAQAFYGGLFGWTFARDDEGPLDYRMISYPDGERPTGGLFNTKGEFPAHAIFHVQVADVEAACAKSESLGGKVIMKVIDDGAGTDFAYLRDTSGSVFGIFHRR, encoded by the coding sequence ATGGACAACACGGTGACCTGGTTCGAGGTGGCGACCGACGACCCCGAGGGCGCTCAGGCGTTCTACGGCGGGCTGTTCGGCTGGACGTTCGCCCGCGACGACGAGGGGCCGCTCGACTACCGGATGATCAGCTATCCGGACGGTGAGCGCCCCACCGGCGGGCTGTTCAACACCAAGGGCGAGTTCCCCGCGCACGCGATCTTCCACGTGCAGGTTGCCGACGTCGAGGCGGCCTGCGCCAAGAGCGAGTCGCTGGGCGGCAAGGTGATCATGAAGGTGATCGACGACGGCGCCGGCACCGACTTCGCCTACCTCCGTGACACGTCGGGCAGCGTCTTCGGGATCTTCCACCGGAGGTGA
- a CDS encoding maleylpyruvate isomerase family mycothiol-dependent enzyme produces MTYDLLIETEAARLGALATDLSIPVPTCPGWTMADLVTHVGQTHRWAVHILRNQVQERIWSRQVPSGLAEGQSGDAAWLAAGVAELLDTLRATDPSMTVWTWGPDKQASWWPRRMVFELVVHRADAELALGVDPVVPADVAVDGVEEFLHNLPYAGWITPRLAELGVEGATIHLHATDADGEWTITQGPAGRISWERGHAKGASAVQGTAQDLLLLMYGRRSPEELTVYGDADLLGRWLTTAAF; encoded by the coding sequence GTGACGTACGACTTGCTTATCGAGACTGAGGCCGCGCGGCTCGGCGCCCTGGCCACGGACCTGTCCATCCCGGTGCCCACGTGCCCGGGATGGACGATGGCCGATCTGGTCACGCATGTCGGCCAGACGCATCGCTGGGCCGTCCACATCCTGCGTAACCAGGTCCAGGAGCGGATCTGGTCGCGCCAGGTGCCCAGCGGGCTGGCCGAGGGCCAGAGCGGCGACGCGGCCTGGCTGGCCGCCGGGGTGGCCGAGCTGCTCGACACGCTCCGCGCCACCGACCCGTCGATGACGGTGTGGACGTGGGGCCCAGACAAGCAGGCGTCCTGGTGGCCCCGCCGGATGGTCTTCGAGCTGGTGGTCCACCGGGCCGACGCGGAGCTGGCGCTCGGCGTCGACCCGGTGGTCCCGGCCGACGTGGCGGTCGACGGTGTCGAGGAGTTCCTGCACAACCTGCCGTATGCCGGCTGGATCACGCCGCGGCTGGCGGAGCTCGGCGTGGAGGGGGCCACGATCCACCTCCACGCGACCGACGCCGACGGCGAGTGGACCATCACCCAGGGGCCGGCCGGGAGGATCTCCTGGGAGCGCGGGCACGCCAAGGGCGCCAGCGCGGTCCAGGGGACGGCCCAGGACCTGCTGCTCCTGATGTACGGCCGGCGCTCGCCGGAGGAGCTGACGGTCTACGGCGACGCGGATCTCCTCGGCCGCTGGCTCACCACGGCCGCCTTCTGA